One genomic region from Cyclopterus lumpus isolate fCycLum1 chromosome 20, fCycLum1.pri, whole genome shotgun sequence encodes:
- the sec22c gene encoding vesicle-trafficking protein SEC22c, which produces MSLILFAFVVRVRDGLPLSASTDFEHNRELQERKQQLRTISKALARFPDRGTIKGRELNIYFVSSEGVSYMTVCHCSLPVAKAFCFLEDLHWEFTACFNSTVVALAARPYPFLEFDGTIQKLKQHYNQSGGPTLEVTLAEVQGDLRVHPPQVINLEEVELTNGTANGHIEQGPGSGQNGRLQPVTAAGILSLVLNIMCASLNIIRGVHLIEYTFQDDYEGKWNVVAFLLAFVCCLLQCHLYLFHSSLKKLKSFTLLIVIVLCNLYLLGLRNPWQLIFHMSVASLSTLLILTRKLQDRTNDCGV; this is translated from the exons ATGTCTCTGATCCTGTTTGCCTTTGTGGTCCGGGTGAGGGATGGACTGCCCCTGTCGGCCTCCACAGACTTTGAACACAACCGCGAGCTTCAGGAGAGAAAGCAGCAGCTCAGGACCATCAGCAAGGCATTGGCCCGTTTCCCTGACAGAGGGACCATCAAGGGCCGGGAGCTCAACATCTA CTTCGTCTCTTCAGAGGGTGTATCCTACATGACCGTGTGCCACTGCAGCCTCCCTGTTGCTAAGGCCTTCTGCTTCCTGGAAGATCTGCACTGGGAGTTCACAGCATGCTTCAATAGCACTGTTGTTGCCTTGGCAGCCAGGCCATATCCGTTTTTGGAATTTG ACGGCACCATTCAGAAGTTGAAGCAGCATTACAACCAGAGCGGTGGTCCGACCCTGGAAGTAACATTGGCAGAGGTCCAGGGGGATCTCAGGGTCCATCCACCACAAGTAATTAACTTGGAGGAAGTGGAGCTCACCAACGGCACTGCAAATGGGCACATAGAGCAAGGTCCTGGATCTG GTCAGAATGGAAGACTCCAACCAGTGACAGCAGCAGGCATCCTCTCGCTGGTCCTAAATATCATGTGTGCATCTTTGAACATAATCCGTGGTGTTCACCTCATAGAGTACACGTTCCAG GATGATTATGAAGGCAAATGGAATGTTGTGGCATTTCTTCTGGCGTTTGTCTGCTGCCTGTTGCAG TGCCACCTCTACCTGTTCCATTCTTCTCTGAAGAAGCTCAAGTCCTTCACTCTGTTGATTGTGATTGTCCTATGCAACCTCTACCTGCTCGGCCTGAGGAACCCCTGGCAGCTGATCTTCCACATGTCAGTCGcctccctctccaccctcctcatcctcacccgCAAACTCCAAGACAGAACCAATGACTGCGGGGTCTGA